AGCGGACGCTATCAAAGCACTAAGTTTTCTAATCGTTTGTATCGGCCCTATCTTATTGTCCAGAAGCTGTCAAAGCTATCAAGTGTTTGCTGGCATTAAACTGATTACTGTGATTACTTCTTGCCTATAAAAGGCGATGAAAGAGTGCCCCATTCACCAAAATTGTTTGAGACCCCCAACATGAAGGTGTTCTTTGTCCTAGCCGCTTTACTGGCAGCAGGTAAGTTGTCCTGGACCATAGTTCTCAAAAGGAGACATATCCTAAGTACGCCTATTTATAGTGAGCGCTCTGCCCATTGAGGAGCGCGTGAACGGCGAGAATGGCTGGTTCATCCCCAAGCTTGATGGAAGCTTCGAGTGGATGGATAAGCAGGATGCCGAGGACCTGCTGGCCAACGGAGCCCAGATGGAGGGCCGCATCAGCACCAACGCCGTCGACTTCTATCTGTACACCAAGTCGAACCCCACCGATGGCAAGAAGATCACGGCCAAGGCCAGCTCCGTGGATGGTTCCCACTTCAACAGGGACCACGGCACCCGCGTCATAATCCACGGCTGGACCCAGAGATACTCCGACGACATGAACACCCGCATCACCAGGGCCTGGTTGTCCAAGGGCGACTACAACGTGATCGTCGTGGACTGGGCCCGTGCCCGTTCCGTGGACTACGCCTCCTCCGTCCTGGCCGTTCCCGGAGCCGGAGCCAAGGTGGGTGAGATGATCAAGTACCTGCACGAGCACCACGGCCTCTCCTACGACAGCCTGGAGGTGATTGGCCACAGCTTGGGCGCCCATGTGGCCGGATACGCCGGCAAGACCGTCGGAGGCCAGAAGGTGCACACCATTGTGGGTCTGGACCCCGCCCTGCCCCTCTTCAGCTACGACAAGCCCAACAAGCGTCTGTCCACCGACGATGCCCACTACGTGGAGTCCATCCAGACCAACGGCGGCAAGCTGGGATTCCTGAAGCCCATCGGCAAGGGAGCCTTCTACCCCAACGGCGGCAAGAGCCAGCCCGGCTGCGGAATGGACGTCACCGGCTCCTGCTCCCACGGACGCTCCGTGCTCTACTACGCCGAGGCCGTCACCGAGGACAACTTCGGCACCATCAAGTGCGGCGACTACGAGGACGCCGTCTCCAAGAAGTGCGGCAGCACCTACAGCAGCGTTCGCATGGGAGCCGTGACCAACGCCTACATGGTCGATGGCGACTTCTACGTTCCCGTGAACAGTAAGGCTCCTTTCGGCAAGATCGAATAGGGTCCTGCAGGCATAGTCGTTTTATGAATAAAATACTCTATTGAATTGAACACTCCAAAAGTGCAGGCTTTCTTAATGGCGATTTTgggttcttttttaaaaataggaatcaaattaaatttcgaaaacaaactgattaaatatttatttaataaaatataaatttaggaAATAAGAAAGACTACCCTTAGTAGTGACATAGCTTGAGCTTTATTACTTATGATATTTAagcattcaattaaataaataaataaattagatttatcAATAATACCATAATACCATAATTATCGTCGATATGGAGGACCTGCCAACTCCCAACAAGGTATGTACTTATAGTTGAAGTGCATAGGGATTTTCAAACCACTAGAACTGCCAAAAGCATAATCGAAAAATGTAGCGCTCTCGATAGCAATAGATTActtatagatatatatatatatatttttagttatacTTGCGTGGTTTCTGATTGTGACAAAGATTTTATTCCTACTTACGTAGCAACACTGCTCACGCGTTCAAACGATTTGAGGGATTAcatttattatcatttaaaacCTATATATTACCTACTATTAAGCGATAATACGGGCATATATATAGAATGATTAAAGATAATACTTATATTCTGATATGAAGTGAGCTGACATTTGATAAGTTACTACAGCCTATATAAACgctgctaaaaaaaatatctgttCAGTATATACTGAAGAGATTTCAAGATGAGAGTTTACGTAGTTCTAGCGGCACTATTGGCAGCAGGTGagtttaaaaaagtattttaaatatcatgCCATCTGAAAAGAATGTTTCTCCATCTTTAAGCAAGTTCTCTTCCCATTGAGGAGCGCGTCAATGGCGAAAATGGCTGGTTTGTGCCCCAGAAAGATGGCAGTTTTGAGTGGATGGACATGAATGATGCCGAAAAACTATTGGAGCACAGTGCACCCATCGAAGGGCGTGCCAATGATGTGTCCTTCTACCTCTACACCAAACGAAATCCAACCGCAGGCAAGGAAATCAGTCCCGATGCATCCTCCATTGAGGACTCGCATTTCGACAAGAACCATGGCACTCGTTTTGTGATCCACGGTTGGGGTGGCCGCTACACCGATGGTATGAATGTCAAGATCACCAAGGCGTGGCTTTCGAGGGGGGACTTCAACGTGATCGTTGTCAACTGGGATCGTGCCCAATCCTTCGACTATGCCTCCTCGGTGCTGGCTGTTCCTGGCGCTGGAACCAAGGTGGGAGAAATGATTGAGTACCTGCACCAGCATCACGGTCTGTCCCTGGACACTCTGGAGGTTATTGGTCACAGTTTGGGCGCCCATGTGGCTGGCTTTGCAGGAAAGCAAGTGGGAGAAAAAAGGGTTCACACAATTGTGGGTCTGGACCCTGCCATGCCGCTTTTCAGCTACGACAAGCCCAACAAGCGCCTATCCACCGAAGATGCCTTCTATGTGGAGTCCATCCAGACGAACGGAGGCTTGAAGGGATTCCTGCAGCCCATTGGCAAGGGCACCTTTTACCCGAACGGCGGAAGGAAGCAACCAGGCTGCGGTAATGACATCGACGGGCAATGCTCCCACGGACGCTCCGTCACCTACTACGTGGAGGCAGTCACCGAGGACAATTTCGGAACCATCAAGTGCAGGGACTACCAGGATGCACTGGCCAACGAGTGCGGCAGCACCTACAGCGGTGTTCGCATGGGAGCCGTGACCAACGCCTACATGGTCGAGGGCGACTTCTACGTCCCTGTGAACAGCCAGGCTCCTTTCGGCAAGATCGAATAAAATGCGACGTTTTCGTAATCTAAAATGAATTCTAccgttttccttttttttcctgtCTCTCCAGTTTTGCGATTTAAAGTACCAAGTGTCGAAGTCCATGTCTCAAcaataaaaacgttttaaattcatcctatttaattaaacagattttattgtatttaatcGATCGATAGTATTGCAATATTGCATATGGTATCTTTGAGTACTTTAACTCGTAAGCAAGCTTGTGCTTTAAAATAATCTTATGTTATTGATACATCCTCTGTTCTTGGAGCTTCATTTTGTGTTGGAATATACTTATAACTGAAGTGGAGTGTACGATTAAGTCTTgttgaaaatgttaattataattaacatatatataactattaaatgataatatttCTGTCTCGATCTCAAGTGCACTGTCTGTTGATACTTACAACCTATACAATCACATGTAAAGAGTCTTCGTAGACTAGATTTTGTTGAGATATCATTATGAAGGTTCTTGTAGTACTTTGAGTTTTATTGACTGCAggtaagtttttaaatatgcattgttaatattatataattaaatttaaaagggaGCATTTTTTGGGTCGTGCGCTTCCTATTGTGCAGCGTGTTAATGGCGAGAACGGCTAGTTTGTACCCCAGGATGATGGCAGTTTTGAGTGGATGGACATAAAGGAAGCAGAAGAGCTCTTGGACAATAATCAACTGGGATCGTTCGCAATCCGTGGACTATGCCATGTCGGGGCTTGCTGTTCCTGGAGCTGGAACCAAAGTGGGAGAAATGATTGAATACCTCTACGACCATCACAATGTGTCTCTGGATACTTTGATTGTGATTGGACACAATTTGGGTGCCCATGTGGCTGGGAAATAGAAGGATTCACACAATTGTGGGTCTGGATCCTGCCCTGCCCCTTTTCAGCTAGGATAAGCCGGACAAGCGTCTCTCCAGCAATGATGTCTTCTATGTGGCATGGCAGCGAATTCGAATGCCTACATGGCGGAGGGCCACTTCTACGTGCCCGTAAACAGGGAGGCTCCGTTTGGCAAATTCTGAATAGACACcgttgcaaaataaatatcagcTAAATGAACTCCCGAAAATAAGGCGGTCTATTTGTGCTATTTAATCTCCATCTCGATAGGAGTCTCAGGGGGTTCTAATCACTGTCAGATCACCAAGTGCTTTGACGCACTTCAGGGGGTGCGGACAGGCCTTCCCATCCGGTTTGGAACGCGAGTCGTCATTCATTAAGAGTTTTATTTTAGCAAGTCACGTTCACGTTGTCCTTAATTAATCAGGAGATtacttttaaatcaaaaataacaacagtGGCTATCATTTATTAGGCATCTTCTAAAGCAGATAGGTCTTTTTATGACTAGAAAAAGATTGTATAAACTCTGCTAAACTAAAATATCAAActcttatatttaaatttttaatttgattgtaAGAGGactgaaataaatatgttatcacataaaaaatattcttataaaTTTTCAGCAGTGACAAGTAACTTTAACTTCGGAGGGTTATTgatgaatttaaaaagtaatcgCAAGACCCTAAGATTGCCACAGACATATGTTAATTGCGCTGATTGAATATTACGTAAAATACTGCTGATTTTGTTGCCAATCTGAAATGTGAATTACTCGAAAGGGCCACGCGGCCTCAGGAAATCaattcaatcaaattaaattcaagaTGGACATTATTCTTAGACTAGATTGCAGGAACACATGTTTCGCTCTTCGAACCCTCGACCGCGACCTTATCGAGGGCGTAGAATGGTGCGAGTGTCCAATCCAGTGGCCTATCTCGAGTGGTACGCTTCAAAATGTCTGCGATTGGATCGGCCGATCGTAGCCACCATCCATATAAAGAAGCCCCACGCCACCCACAGCTGGTAGTTGAAGTTGAGTTAACCGCAATGATGAAACTGTTTTTGGCGCTGGCCTTCTGTGTCCTGGCGGGTAAGTGCTACTCGGCTATAATCATATTTTATAGACAAGAGCAATgactttaaagaaaattcgGAATTACGTTTTTACCAGAATTTTCTACACTCAACGTACTTTTAGtcaatttttaattggctAAAAACAGTCCGATTAATAAATCTATTGCTTAGCTTGTATTTAATAACACCACCTTTGTAATACTTTTAGCTCACGCCGTGGAGGTTCGTGAGAATGGAGAGAACGGTTGGTATGTGCCCCAGGCCGATGGATCCCTTGAGTGGATGGACCGCGAGTTCGCCGAGGCCTACTTGGAGACCAAGAGCCGCATGGAGGGCCGCAACGTCCTGAACCCTGTGACCTTCTACCTGTACACCAACTCGAACCGCAACTCTCCCCAGGAGATCAAGGCTACCTCCTCGTCGATCTCTGGCTCGCACTTCAACCCCAACCACCCGACTCGCTTCACCATCCACGGATGGTCCTCCAGCAAGGATGAGTTCATCAACTACGGAGTCCGCGATGCCTGGTTCACCCACGGCGACATGAACATGATTGCCGTGGACTGGGGCCGTGCTCGCTCCGTGGACTACGCTTCCTCCGTGCTGGCCGTTCCCGGAGTCGGTGAGCAGGTGGCCAACTTGATCAACCACATGCGCAGCAACCACGGTCTGAACCTGGACAATACCATGGTGATCGGCCACAGCCTGGGCGCCCATGTCTCCGGCTATGCCGGCAAGAACGTGAAGAACGGCCAGGTGCACACCATCATTGGCCTGGACCCCGCCCTGCCCCTCTTCAGCTACGATTCGCCCAACAAGCGCCTCAGCTCCACCGATGCCTGGTATGTGGAGTCCATCCAGACCAATGGCGGTACTTTGGGATTCCTTAAGCCCATCGGCAAGGGAGCCTTCTACCCGAATGGAGGAAAGAACCAGCCTGGATGCGGAGTCGAT
This genomic window from Drosophila gunungcola strain Sukarami chromosome 3R, Dgunungcola_SK_2, whole genome shotgun sequence contains:
- the LOC128251686 gene encoding phospholipase A1, translated to MSAIGSADRSHHPYKEAPRHPQLVVEVELTAMMKLFLALAFCVLAAHAVEVRENGENGWYVPQADGSLEWMDREFAEAYLETKSRMEGRNVLNPVTFYLYTNSNRNSPQEIKATSSSISGSHFNPNHPTRFTIHGWSSSKDEFINYGVRDAWFTHGDMNMIAVDWGRARSVDYASSVLAVPGVGEQVANLINHMRSNHGLNLDNTMVIGHSLGAHVSGYAGKNVKNGQVHTIIGLDPALPLFSYDSPNKRLSSTDAWYVESIQTNGGTLGFLKPIGKGAFYPNGGKNQPGCGVDLTGSCAHSRSVIYYAESVTQNNFPTMRCGNYEEAVGNQCGSSYSSVRMGATSNAYMVSGDYYVPVRSNAPYGMGN
- the LOC128251691 gene encoding phospholipase A1-like, producing the protein MKVFFVLAALLAAVSALPIEERVNGENGWFIPKLDGSFEWMDKQDAEDLLANGAQMEGRISTNAVDFYLYTKSNPTDGKKITAKASSVDGSHFNRDHGTRVIIHGWTQRYSDDMNTRITRAWLSKGDYNVIVVDWARARSVDYASSVLAVPGAGAKVGEMIKYLHEHHGLSYDSLEVIGHSLGAHVAGYAGKTVGGQKVHTIVGLDPALPLFSYDKPNKRLSTDDAHYVESIQTNGGKLGFLKPIGKGAFYPNGGKSQPGCGMDVTGSCSHGRSVLYYAEAVTEDNFGTIKCGDYEDAVSKKCGSTYSSVRMGAVTNAYMVDGDFYVPVNSKAPFGKIE
- the LOC128251692 gene encoding phospholipase A1-like, whose amino-acid sequence is MRVYVVLAALLAAASSLPIEERVNGENGWFVPQKDGSFEWMDMNDAEKLLEHSAPIEGRANDVSFYLYTKRNPTAGKEISPDASSIEDSHFDKNHGTRFVIHGWGGRYTDGMNVKITKAWLSRGDFNVIVVNWDRAQSFDYASSVLAVPGAGTKVGEMIEYLHQHHGLSLDTLEVIGHSLGAHVAGFAGKQVGEKRVHTIVGLDPAMPLFSYDKPNKRLSTEDAFYVESIQTNGGLKGFLQPIGKGTFYPNGGRKQPGCGNDIDGQCSHGRSVTYYVEAVTEDNFGTIKCRDYQDALANECGSTYSGVRMGAVTNAYMVEGDFYVPVNSQAPFGKIE